In one window of Gammaproteobacteria bacterium DNA:
- the ubiD gene encoding 4-hydroxy-3-polyprenylbenzoate decarboxylase: MQYRDLRDFVTRLEAIGELKRIRVEVDPRLEMTEVSDRVLRAGGPALLFERPKGHTMPVLANLFGTPRRVALGMGRDSVEELREVGRLLAFLKEPDPPRGLRDAWEKLPAFRQVLNMAPKVVSRAPCQEQVLEGTEVDLARLPVQTCWPGDAGPLITWPLVVTRGPSRPRQNIGIYRMQVVGRNRAILRWLAHRGGALDYRDWQAARPGEPFPVAVALGADPATILAAVTPVPDSLSEFAFAGLLRGARSEVARCLTHDLQVPAGAEIVLEGHLHPGDEAPEGPFGDHTGYYNEVERFPVFTIDRLTHRQDPLYHSTYTGRPPDEPSVLGVALNEVFVPILQKQFPEIVDFYLPPEGCSYRMAVVTMKKEYPGHAKRVMFGVWSFLRQFMYTKFVLVTDDDIDARSWTDVIWALTTRVDPARDTVLVERTPIDYLDFASPEAGLGSKMGIDATRKWPGETHRTWGRPIVMDPEVQRRVDALWGELGL; encoded by the coding sequence ATGCAATACCGGGACCTGAGGGATTTCGTCACCCGGCTCGAGGCCATCGGGGAGCTCAAGCGCATCCGGGTCGAGGTGGACCCGCGCCTGGAGATGACCGAGGTCTCGGACCGGGTCCTGCGCGCCGGCGGGCCGGCGCTGCTCTTCGAGCGCCCGAAGGGCCACACGATGCCGGTGCTCGCGAACCTCTTCGGGACCCCGAGGCGGGTCGCGCTCGGCATGGGGCGGGATTCGGTCGAGGAGCTGCGCGAGGTGGGCCGGCTGCTCGCCTTCCTCAAGGAGCCCGACCCCCCGCGGGGCCTGCGCGACGCCTGGGAGAAGCTCCCCGCCTTCCGTCAGGTGCTGAACATGGCGCCGAAGGTGGTGAGCCGCGCCCCCTGCCAGGAGCAGGTGCTCGAGGGCACGGAGGTTGACCTCGCCCGGCTTCCGGTGCAGACCTGCTGGCCGGGGGACGCGGGGCCGCTCATCACCTGGCCCCTCGTGGTGACCCGCGGCCCGAGCCGCCCGCGCCAGAACATCGGCATCTACCGCATGCAGGTCGTCGGGCGCAACCGCGCCATCCTGCGCTGGCTCGCCCACCGGGGCGGGGCACTCGACTACCGGGACTGGCAGGCCGCCCGCCCGGGCGAGCCCTTCCCCGTCGCGGTCGCCCTCGGCGCGGACCCGGCGACCATCCTGGCGGCGGTGACGCCGGTGCCGGACAGCCTGTCCGAGTTCGCCTTCGCCGGCCTGCTGCGGGGGGCGCGCAGCGAGGTGGCGCGCTGCCTCACCCACGACCTCCAGGTGCCCGCGGGCGCCGAGATCGTGCTCGAGGGCCATCTCCACCCGGGCGACGAGGCCCCCGAGGGGCCCTTCGGGGACCACACCGGCTACTACAACGAGGTCGAGCGCTTCCCGGTCTTCACCATCGACCGCCTGACCCACCGGCAGGACCCCCTCTACCACTCCACCTACACCGGGCGTCCCCCGGACGAGCCCTCGGTGCTCGGGGTGGCTCTGAACGAGGTCTTCGTCCCGATCCTCCAGAAGCAATTTCCCGAGATCGTGGACTTCTACCTGCCGCCCGAGGGCTGCTCCTACCGCATGGCGGTGGTGACGATGAAGAAGGAGTACCCCGGGCACGCGAAACGGGTGATGTTCGGGGTCTGGTCGTTCCTGCGCCAGTTCATGTACACGAAGTTCGTGCTGGTCACCGACGACGACATCGACGCCCGCTCCTGGACCGACGTCATCTGGGCCCTCACCACACGTGTCGACCCGGCCCGGGACACCGTGCTCGTGGAGAGGACACCGATCGACTACCTCGACTTCGCCTCGCCCGAGGCGGGGCTGGGGTCGAAGATGGGGATCGACGCGACCCGCAAGTGGCCCGGGGAGACCCACCGGACCTGGGGGCGCCCCATCGTCATGGACCCCGAGGTCCAGCGCCGCGTGGACGCCCTCTGGGGCGAGCTGGGACTCTGA